A single region of the Selenomonas sp. oral taxon 920 genome encodes:
- a CDS encoding DUF4127 family protein, which produces MRKDFGIVAVFLMLSLLLFHIVFHPTDADEWRTLSTATEMEHDARKHPILLVPLDSRPPCREFVVNGGKIIGREIITPPTEYMDYYSKPGDTKALRHWLAEQAGGADAVILSIDQLLSGGLLAAREAHISHADINELAAYLRTLHAAHPSTPLHAFYILPRAIPQDGIEGWRERRALLAYARLLGRAGEGLPVDEDEMERLRGEFPPDDLEKYLAHFDESTALASMLIELTEEGVLTRLILGQDDGEEYSVGNLKKKELAALLAQKNIAQERAMIVHGADEIALSMLTRLSVDELRTHGGAVPRIALRYARADMADMIFPFMAVSNDVTAREKIAMLGTALAENGTSSDLTLLISAGDSGADTLGTRAPAAAAVKDMLAARTPVALVDLSRHFHAEETLLPILVGKNVPVNALAAYAGWNTASNAIGTALAQAVLYHCAMQRAENTEERARAAYANLAFLTGRIAEDEFYLKETIDRVNDALRNAGYRNTADLDLTRSWRWANDLLANDLNRRIRSYESTAAFRAPFVQNNIRLRAVRSNITAYYPWPRTFEIRMESHPNLEISP; this is translated from the coding sequence ATGAGAAAGGATTTCGGGATTGTCGCCGTTTTTCTTATGCTCTCCCTCCTCCTCTTTCACATTGTATTTCATCCGACCGATGCGGATGAGTGGCGCACGCTGTCCACTGCGACGGAAATGGAGCATGATGCGAGGAAGCATCCGATTCTCCTCGTACCGCTCGACTCACGCCCCCCCTGCAGAGAGTTTGTTGTAAATGGCGGAAAAATTATCGGGCGCGAAATCATAACGCCGCCGACAGAGTATATGGACTACTACTCGAAGCCCGGCGACACAAAAGCACTGCGCCACTGGCTTGCGGAACAAGCGGGCGGGGCGGATGCCGTCATTCTCTCGATTGATCAGCTGCTCTCGGGGGGACTGCTCGCAGCACGTGAGGCACATATTTCTCATGCCGACATCAACGAGCTTGCCGCATATCTGCGCACCCTGCACGCGGCGCATCCAAGCACACCACTGCACGCCTTCTACATCCTGCCGCGTGCGATTCCGCAGGACGGGATCGAGGGCTGGCGTGAGCGACGCGCACTGCTCGCCTATGCACGTCTCCTCGGACGTGCAGGCGAAGGACTGCCCGTCGATGAGGACGAGATGGAGCGGCTGCGCGGAGAGTTCCCGCCCGACGATCTGGAAAAATATCTTGCGCACTTCGATGAGAGCACGGCTCTTGCCTCCATGCTCATCGAGCTCACGGAGGAGGGGGTGCTCACGCGTCTCATCCTCGGGCAGGACGACGGCGAGGAGTACTCCGTCGGCAATCTGAAAAAAAAGGAACTTGCCGCCCTGCTTGCACAAAAGAACATCGCCCAAGAGCGGGCGATGATCGTGCACGGCGCGGACGAGATCGCGCTCTCCATGCTTACACGGCTCTCCGTGGATGAACTGCGCACACACGGCGGTGCTGTTCCGCGCATCGCCCTGCGCTATGCGCGGGCGGATATGGCAGATATGATTTTCCCATTCATGGCGGTCTCGAACGATGTGACGGCACGGGAGAAGATTGCAATGCTCGGCACAGCTCTCGCAGAGAACGGCACGAGCAGCGACCTTACCCTCCTTATCTCGGCGGGAGACAGCGGTGCGGATACGCTCGGCACGCGAGCCCCCGCCGCAGCCGCCGTCAAGGATATGCTGGCAGCAAGGACACCCGTTGCGCTCGTCGATCTCTCGCGTCACTTTCACGCGGAGGAGACGCTGCTCCCGATTCTGGTGGGAAAGAACGTACCTGTAAATGCACTCGCGGCATATGCGGGATGGAATACGGCGAGCAACGCGATCGGTACGGCACTCGCGCAGGCTGTCCTCTATCACTGTGCCATGCAGAGAGCTGAAAACACAGAGGAGCGCGCGCGTGCCGCCTATGCAAATCTCGCGTTTCTCACGGGACGCATCGCAGAGGACGAATTTTATCTGAAGGAGACGATCGACCGCGTCAACGATGCGCTCCGCAATGCGGGCTATCGGAACACTGCCGACCTCGACCTCACGCGCAGCTGGCGCTGGGCAAATGATCTGCTCGCAAACGATCTGAACCGCCGCATCCGCAGCTATGAATCCACCGCCGCATTTCGCGCCCCGTTTGTGCAAAACAATATACGGCTGCGTGCGGTGCGGAGCAATATCACGGCATACTATCCGTGGCCACGCACGTTCGAGATTCGG
- the fapR gene encoding transcription factor FapR, with protein MTEKKRRRQETLVMAVRKEPFLTDEALAKKLAVSVQTVRLDRTELGIPELRARVRTLAENAREKVRAIPHTEVIGDLLSLELGVRGTSALRVTDDLLFADLDIARGTALFSQANSLALAIIDAPIAMTGVANVKYKTPIKKGDTVIAHAEIVKVRGNKIFVWVKTYREDKEVFRAKFIVVSLER; from the coding sequence ATGACGGAGAAGAAACGACGGCGGCAGGAGACGCTTGTCATGGCCGTACGGAAGGAACCGTTCCTGACGGACGAGGCGCTTGCGAAAAAACTTGCCGTAAGTGTACAGACAGTACGGCTCGACCGTACAGAGCTCGGGATTCCCGAGCTGCGCGCCCGCGTGCGCACGCTCGCGGAGAATGCGCGCGAGAAGGTACGCGCCATTCCGCACACCGAGGTGATTGGTGATCTCCTCTCTCTCGAACTGGGCGTACGGGGGACATCGGCGCTGCGCGTGACAGATGATCTCCTCTTCGCGGACTTGGATATTGCACGCGGCACAGCGCTCTTCTCTCAGGCAAACTCACTCGCGCTTGCGATTATTGACGCGCCCATCGCTATGACTGGAGTTGCAAATGTAAAGTACAAGACGCCGATCAAGAAGGGGGATACGGTCATCGCACATGCGGAGATCGTAAAGGTGCGCGGGAATAAAATCTTTGTCTGGGTCAAAACCTATCGAGAGGATAAAGAAGTCTTTCGTGCAAAGTTTATTGTGGTATCTCTCGAGCGATGA
- a CDS encoding YceD family protein, translated as MMKLDVAEGVFPLGESRTFSFVIAPESLDLGDDTGHLRGEICVDGTVMNTGSSMRVAGTVRTCRSFVCDRCLAEGEREITLDFSEDYAKTPGETDEAAVCDGETIILDDLVRDTLLVAEPLRELCKSDCKGLCPICGQNLNEGSCSCDTFVPDPRLAALESLLKND; from the coding sequence ATGATGAAGCTGGATGTTGCTGAGGGAGTATTTCCCCTTGGTGAGAGCCGCACATTCTCATTTGTCATTGCACCGGAATCCCTGGATCTGGGGGACGATACCGGGCACTTGCGTGGGGAGATCTGTGTGGATGGAACGGTGATGAACACCGGATCGTCCATGCGTGTTGCGGGGACTGTCCGCACATGCCGAAGCTTTGTCTGTGACCGCTGCCTCGCAGAGGGGGAGCGGGAAATCACGCTTGATTTTTCTGAGGACTATGCGAAGACTCCGGGAGAAACGGATGAGGCAGCAGTCTGTGATGGTGAGACCATCATTCTGGATGACCTCGTGCGTGATACCCTCCTTGTGGCTGAGCCGCTGCGTGAGCTGTGTAAGTCTGATTGCAAGGGGCTTTGTCCTATATGCGGGCAGAACCTCAACGAGGGATCGTGCAGCTGTGATACGTTCGTGCCCGATCCTCGACTGGCGGCTTTAGAAAGCCTACTCAAAAACGATTAA
- the rsmD gene encoding 16S rRNA (guanine(966)-N(2))-methyltransferase RsmD — MRIITGSARGTRLKSPAGEGTRPTADRTREALFSMLGARVYDAQVLDLFAGTGALALEALSRGAARAVLVDRTTYAILAENVRRTKMEAHAELRRGDVYGQLAALSQEGCTFDLVFADPPYARGDNARVLAAMSEGTLLSADGLLILEQGADEALVERRGRLSLVRERRYGAARICFYAEEVQE; from the coding sequence ATGCGGATCATTACGGGCAGTGCGCGCGGCACACGTCTGAAATCCCCTGCGGGGGAGGGGACGCGTCCGACGGCTGACCGCACGCGTGAGGCTCTCTTTAGTATGCTTGGCGCACGCGTCTATGATGCACAGGTACTCGATCTCTTCGCAGGGACGGGGGCGCTTGCACTTGAGGCACTCTCTCGCGGAGCGGCGCGCGCCGTGCTTGTGGATCGCACAACATACGCGATTTTGGCGGAGAATGTCCGTCGGACGAAGATGGAGGCGCACGCAGAGCTGCGCCGCGGCGATGTCTACGGGCAGCTTGCAGCTCTTTCGCAGGAGGGGTGCACATTCGACCTCGTCTTTGCCGACCCGCCGTATGCTCGCGGTGACAATGCACGTGTTCTCGCCGCAATGTCGGAGGGAACTCTGCTCTCTGCAGACGGGCTGCTCATTCTGGAACAGGGCGCGGACGAGGCTCTGGTTGAGCGGCGCGGCAGACTGTCGCTCGTGCGTGAGCGGCGCTATGGTGCGGCGCGCATATGTTTTTATGCCGAGGAGGTGCAGGAATGA
- the fabK gene encoding enoyl-[acyl-carrier-protein] reductase FabK: MFENNPICQMLGIKYPIFQGGMAWIGTAELASAVSNAGGLGLIGAGHMPPDALRNEIHKVKGWTEKPFGVNVMLMSPFVKEVMQVVLEERVPVITTGAGNPGEYVPALKEIGSKVIPVVASVALARRLVRTGVDAVIAEGTESGGHIGEITTMALLPQVVDAVDVPVIGAGGIGDSRGMAAAFALGAQAIQMGSRFVLSEECIAHPNYKNAVLKAKDRSTVVTGRSLGHPARVLQNKLSRKYEEMEAAGASNEELEQLGVGSLHRATHEGDVDNGSVMIGEISGMLSDIKPVAQIIEDIVNGLPGAFDAARKTCE, encoded by the coding sequence ATGTTTGAAAACAATCCGATTTGTCAGATGCTTGGCATCAAGTATCCAATCTTCCAGGGCGGCATGGCATGGATTGGCACAGCAGAACTTGCCTCTGCCGTTTCCAATGCGGGCGGGCTTGGTCTGATTGGCGCTGGGCATATGCCCCCCGATGCACTCAGGAACGAAATTCACAAGGTTAAGGGGTGGACAGAGAAGCCCTTCGGCGTGAATGTCATGCTCATGAGTCCCTTTGTCAAAGAAGTCATGCAGGTGGTGCTGGAGGAGCGTGTTCCCGTCATTACGACGGGCGCAGGAAACCCCGGCGAGTATGTGCCGGCGCTCAAGGAGATCGGCTCAAAGGTCATCCCTGTGGTTGCATCCGTGGCTCTGGCGCGTCGGCTCGTGCGCACAGGCGTGGATGCTGTGATCGCAGAAGGGACGGAATCCGGCGGTCACATTGGTGAGATCACGACGATGGCGCTCCTGCCGCAGGTGGTTGACGCGGTCGATGTACCCGTCATCGGTGCGGGCGGTATCGGTGACTCGCGCGGCATGGCAGCAGCGTTCGCACTGGGCGCACAGGCAATCCAGATGGGTTCGCGCTTCGTGCTGAGCGAGGAGTGTATTGCACATCCGAACTACAAGAATGCTGTGCTCAAGGCGAAGGATCGTTCGACTGTCGTCACGGGGCGTTCGCTTGGACATCCCGCGCGTGTCCTGCAGAACAAGCTCTCCCGTAAATATGAGGAGATGGAGGCGGCAGGCGCCTCGAACGAGGAGCTCGAGCAGCTCGGCGTCGGCAGTCTGCACCGTGCGACGCACGAGGGTGATGTCGACAACGGATCCGTCATGATCGGCGAGATCTCCGGCATGCTTTCGGACATCAAGCCAGTCGCGCAGATCATAGAGGATATTGTAAATGGTCTGCCGGGGGCATTCGATGCCGCGCGCAAGACCTGTGAGTGA
- the fabD gene encoding ACP S-malonyltransferase — protein sequence MGKLAFLFPGQGAQVVGMGKDFFDTYDLAKKRFAEADEALGYSIRKLCFEGPADQLQLTEHTQPAILTVAVIAAELLRAEGVEPEIAAGHSLGEYAALVAAGVLSFQDAVLLVHKRGAYMQEAVPVGEGAMAAVIGLDDEVIIEICAAASTVGAVQAVNFNCPGQTVIAGTAKGVEKAVEMLQEKGAKKAVILPVSAPFHSTLMEPAAKKLAAELDKVELHDAVFPVVSNYTGGLQQTAAEIKANLVAQADHPVRWIACVNTMREFGADTYVECGPGKTLAGFNKRIDKALKSLNVENVESLQKTLDTLKK from the coding sequence ATGGGAAAACTCGCATTTTTATTCCCCGGACAGGGAGCGCAGGTCGTCGGCATGGGAAAGGACTTTTTCGACACCTATGACCTCGCAAAGAAGCGTTTTGCCGAGGCGGATGAGGCACTTGGCTACTCCATTCGCAAACTCTGCTTCGAGGGACCTGCTGATCAGCTGCAGCTGACCGAGCATACGCAGCCTGCGATCCTCACAGTGGCGGTTATTGCCGCTGAGCTCCTGCGCGCTGAGGGCGTAGAGCCTGAAATTGCAGCGGGGCACAGCCTCGGTGAGTACGCTGCACTCGTTGCGGCGGGCGTGCTCTCCTTCCAGGATGCCGTCCTCCTCGTACACAAGCGTGGTGCCTATATGCAGGAGGCTGTTCCTGTCGGTGAGGGCGCGATGGCTGCGGTCATCGGGCTTGACGATGAGGTGATCATCGAGATCTGCGCTGCGGCAAGCACAGTGGGCGCTGTTCAGGCGGTCAACTTCAACTGCCCCGGACAGACTGTCATTGCGGGTACGGCAAAGGGCGTGGAGAAAGCAGTTGAGATGCTGCAGGAAAAGGGAGCAAAGAAGGCGGTCATTCTGCCGGTCTCTGCACCGTTCCACTCGACGCTGATGGAGCCTGCCGCGAAGAAACTCGCAGCGGAGCTTGACAAGGTAGAGCTGCACGATGCGGTGTTTCCCGTCGTCTCAAACTATACGGGCGGACTTCAGCAGACGGCAGCAGAGATCAAGGCGAATCTCGTGGCGCAGGCGGATCATCCCGTGCGTTGGATCGCGTGCGTCAATACGATGCGCGAATTCGGTGCGGATACCTATGTCGAATGCGGCCCGGGCAAGACGCTTGCGGGCTTCAACAAGCGCATTGACAAAGCACTGAAGAGCCTGAACGTCGAGAATGTGGAATCACTGCAAAAAACACTTGACACACTAAAGAAGTAA
- the plsX gene encoding phosphate acyltransferase PlsX, with amino-acid sequence MRIAIDAMGGDFAPKEIVQGSVDAAKKYDCEIVLIGDEQQIRAELHGEDPAALHISIVHASEVIGMDEHPAEAVRSKKDSSIVVATRLVKEGSCDAVFSAGSTGAAVAAAQLILHRIRGVGRPSIATPMPTPEGVTLMLDSGANVDSKPEHLVQSAVMGSLYAQHVFGIAHPRVGLLNIGEEETKGNEQAKETYPLLQTEPNIHFCGNAEGRDVPKGNFDVVICDGFVGNVVLKFAEGLAKTILGLIREEIRGAGLMAKLGALLLMPTLRRLGKRLDVREYGGAPLLGVNGCCVIGHGSSDAKSVASAIGVTVDYVNGKVLDQIRDALAKEGERDRA; translated from the coding sequence ATGCGTATAGCGATTGACGCTATGGGCGGTGATTTCGCCCCGAAGGAGATTGTACAGGGCTCGGTGGACGCGGCGAAGAAGTACGACTGCGAGATTGTGCTGATCGGCGATGAGCAGCAGATTCGCGCAGAGCTTCACGGCGAGGATCCTGCAGCTCTGCACATTTCCATCGTTCATGCCTCCGAGGTGATCGGTATGGATGAACATCCTGCTGAGGCAGTGCGTTCCAAGAAGGATTCCTCCATTGTCGTCGCGACGCGGCTGGTGAAGGAGGGCAGCTGTGACGCGGTGTTCTCCGCCGGCTCGACGGGCGCGGCAGTTGCGGCGGCGCAGCTTATTCTGCACCGCATTCGCGGTGTCGGGCGCCCCTCGATTGCAACGCCGATGCCGACACCCGAAGGTGTGACGCTCATGCTCGACTCGGGTGCCAATGTGGACTCAAAGCCCGAACACCTTGTACAGAGTGCGGTCATGGGATCGCTCTATGCACAGCACGTCTTCGGCATTGCGCACCCGCGCGTGGGACTCCTCAATATCGGTGAGGAGGAGACGAAGGGAAACGAGCAGGCGAAGGAAACCTATCCACTGCTCCAGACGGAGCCGAACATTCACTTTTGCGGCAATGCAGAGGGGCGTGATGTCCCGAAGGGAAACTTCGATGTCGTCATTTGTGATGGATTTGTTGGGAATGTTGTGCTAAAATTTGCGGAGGGGCTTGCAAAAACAATTCTTGGACTCATTCGGGAGGAGATTCGCGGAGCAGGGCTGATGGCCAAACTCGGAGCACTGCTCCTCATGCCGACGCTCCGCCGCCTCGGCAAGCGGCTCGATGTCAGGGAGTACGGCGGCGCGCCGCTCCTCGGTGTGAATGGCTGCTGCGTGATTGGGCACGGTTCCTCGGATGCCAAATCCGTTGCAAGCGCGATCGGCGTGACCGTGGACTATGTGAATGGGAAAGTGTTGGATCAGATCCGTGATGCTCTGGCGAAGGAGGGGGAGAGAGACCGTGCCTAA
- the coaD gene encoding pantetheine-phosphate adenylyltransferase encodes MRRAVFAGSFDPVTTGHIDIVERAASMFDELIVCIFHNVQKEGCFPLDDRIHFLREATSHVPNARVDVFSGLLTDYMKQQNARVVVRGLRSVKDFEYEENHAAMIRHLMPESDTIFLLTRPDLTFVSSSGVRELIRFRGPVQGIVPPSVERAILKLYGRPSRG; translated from the coding sequence ATGAGACGAGCGGTATTTGCCGGCAGTTTTGACCCCGTGACCACGGGGCATATCGACATTGTGGAACGCGCGGCGTCCATGTTCGATGAACTCATTGTCTGCATTTTTCACAACGTCCAGAAGGAGGGGTGCTTTCCTCTGGATGACCGCATTCACTTTCTGCGGGAGGCGACCTCTCACGTACCGAATGCACGTGTGGATGTGTTCTCCGGTCTCCTGACGGACTACATGAAGCAACAGAATGCACGCGTTGTTGTGCGTGGTTTGCGTTCGGTGAAGGACTTCGAGTATGAGGAGAATCACGCGGCGATGATCCGCCACCTCATGCCGGAGAGCGATACGATTTTTTTGCTGACGCGCCCCGATCTGACCTTTGTCAGCTCCTCGGGGGTGCGTGAGCTCATCCGCTTCCGCGGACCGGTGCAGGGGATTGTGCCTCCGTCGGTGGAGCGGGCAATATTGAAGCTGTATGGAAGGCCGTCTCGTGGATAA
- a CDS encoding beta-ketoacyl-ACP synthase III — translation MPKISAGILGTGYYVPERVLTNFDLEKMVQTNDAWIVERTGIHERRIAADGEPVSVLAQHAAEMALADAGVDAADLDLIIMATLTSDRIIPSTACVLQDRLGAKRAAAFDLSAACSGFVYAASIAAQFIESGIYRHVLVIGGEVLSKVVDWQDRNTCVLFGDGAGAAVFGPVEEGYGIRSFDLGSDGSGGDALDIPSSGSLCPVTPETIEQRLNFVHMDGKAVFRFATKVMGRTVETSLERAGMERAELDYLVPHQANIRIIQAAAKRLDMPMDKVIINIHRYGNMSAASIPVALAEAAHAQRFKKGDNIALAGFGAGLTWASCIMKWAKEENG, via the coding sequence GTGCCTAAGATCAGTGCAGGCATCCTTGGGACAGGCTACTACGTTCCGGAACGGGTGCTGACGAATTTCGACCTTGAGAAGATGGTTCAGACGAATGATGCGTGGATTGTTGAGCGCACGGGCATTCACGAGCGCCGCATTGCAGCGGATGGGGAGCCGGTTTCCGTGCTTGCACAGCATGCGGCGGAGATGGCGCTTGCAGATGCGGGGGTGGATGCCGCAGATCTCGATCTGATCATTATGGCAACTCTCACATCCGACCGCATCATCCCGTCGACGGCGTGCGTCCTGCAGGATCGTCTCGGGGCAAAACGTGCGGCGGCGTTCGATCTCTCGGCAGCGTGCTCCGGTTTTGTCTACGCTGCATCGATTGCGGCGCAGTTTATCGAGAGCGGCATCTATCGTCATGTTCTTGTGATCGGCGGCGAGGTGCTCTCCAAGGTTGTTGACTGGCAGGATCGCAATACCTGTGTTCTCTTTGGGGACGGCGCGGGTGCGGCTGTGTTCGGACCGGTCGAGGAGGGGTACGGCATCCGCTCCTTTGATCTCGGCAGTGACGGTTCGGGCGGAGATGCACTCGATATCCCGTCGAGCGGCAGCCTTTGCCCTGTGACACCTGAGACAATTGAGCAGCGTCTCAATTTCGTTCATATGGACGGCAAGGCGGTCTTTCGCTTTGCAACCAAGGTTATGGGACGAACGGTGGAGACCTCCCTTGAGCGTGCAGGAATGGAGCGCGCAGAGCTCGACTACCTCGTTCCGCATCAGGCGAATATCCGTATTATCCAGGCGGCAGCCAAGCGACTTGACATGCCGATGGACAAAGTCATTATAAATATTCATCGTTACGGCAATATGTCTGCCGCATCCATCCCTGTCGCCCTCGCGGAGGCGGCGCACGCGCAGCGGTTCAAAAAGGGAGACAACATCGCCCTCGCAGGTTTCGGCGCGGGACTTACATGGGCATCGTGTATTATGAAGTGGGCGAAGGAGGAAAACGGTTAA
- a CDS encoding ATPase produces MAVVDTLKKLEDLVADASHLPFSDKALVNDDEIVHLVEELRMDLPKELNRAAEIMQEQESIINRAREEAKEIVDSAQARANQMLEDSEIVIQAKERARAIMQQSQDQAREIMEQAQTSAARLQSDADAYANQVFEQLIAHVGSTFKGVQQAEMGLNQAMNVLRTAKAQMNAPQDEVAEL; encoded by the coding sequence ATGGCTGTAGTTGATACGCTGAAAAAGCTCGAAGATCTGGTTGCGGATGCATCACACCTCCCCTTCAGCGACAAGGCTCTTGTGAATGATGATGAGATTGTGCATCTCGTGGAGGAGCTGCGCATGGATCTCCCGAAGGAGCTGAACCGTGCGGCGGAGATTATGCAGGAGCAGGAAAGCATTATCAATCGTGCGCGTGAGGAGGCAAAGGAGATTGTCGACTCTGCGCAGGCACGTGCGAATCAGATGCTTGAGGACAGCGAGATTGTCATTCAGGCGAAGGAACGCGCGCGCGCAATCATGCAGCAGTCGCAGGACCAGGCGCGTGAGATCATGGAGCAGGCGCAGACGAGCGCAGCGCGTCTCCAGAGTGATGCGGATGCCTATGCAAATCAGGTATTCGAGCAGCTGATCGCACATGTCGGCAGCACCTTCAAGGGCGTGCAGCAGGCGGAGATGGGACTGAATCAGGCGATGAATGTCCTGCGCACCGCAAAGGCGCAGATGAACGCCCCGCAGGATGAGGTGGCGGAACTCTAA
- the rpmF gene encoding 50S ribosomal protein L32, with translation MAVPKRKTSKARRDRRRANWKLEAPHYVSCPQCHEPKLPHHVCMECGYYDGKPVAEAAE, from the coding sequence GTGGCAGTACCAAAGAGAAAGACGTCGAAAGCACGCCGTGACCGCCGTCGTGCAAATTGGAAGCTCGAAGCGCCGCACTATGTATCGTGCCCGCAGTGTCATGAGCCGAAGCTCCCGCATCACGTGTGCATGGAATGCGGCTATTATGACGGAAAGCCTGTGGCCGAGGCGGCTGAATGA